In Fusarium falciforme chromosome 10, complete sequence, a single genomic region encodes these proteins:
- a CDS encoding Integrase catalytic domain-containing protein — MAIDWKLYEREVNRWYLDEGKTANEVIQLLLGKYNLAVTPRQFKAKFGGCKKISSKEWSILIPKIREREANGLKSVIYVCGKAVKQESVARSIRRYSKFCKDGSQSDMAIDLGIGTIGQHRIEIRASSEPGTQLPRDLSTDEIQPIREGENSSSSQSDEPDVDEEFGLAEMDSEPGVLASAETAIYPSPSMFLRSLDQFPPDLLESLSFSGTHEMQMESDETALSSSQWLPLSSIDLTTLFPIQHTFASFWDSPDISGLTLKGCEAAVDIAKRIGIFVPDHSRHQFLPSLNISPAQTEVFNPIIQSIEDLLEPPKSKIPGMPRTRLADRAQLNFSPNLLDIVQGHSLAQALSVIVTPASRSQETSLHRKGKIHLSLPHTLPTPSLVQPSRNPSSSMSASKESTGTLGNLANIPKLESTAGWINWSREMKDHLTMSGYGDLFKRNKDKPTGTSAATVEKIDNWLSKQERACGAVLNRLGYNAREQVKDKETVTEMFDELEKRFKPKGSAVFQELDRRYNCLTLDQCSGVMNFAERLREAQSELLQLDETCKIGTPQFINKFLTGLGPEYEMFLTAFYQNHNLLPERGSNGEITKPAVTFEIALAAAEQEEMNIQQREKAKTQTALLARMRGPGKERVAQTCGHCNKPGHTKAGCFGLHPDLLEEFRRKRALRSGRREAKLEKRKENTSSLELDEDHTAAVAFLNAALLSFQPQFGLAASEPSGLLERIHVLDSGASSHTFCRRQNFTSLEKFTGSAINGIAGSAIMPAGQGTYTLRTIRNNAKGTTIFHKALYVPDAHCNLVSVSALEEDGATILFRKGRAVITSHGKVILSATRKFGLYVIDEDDQQLHTAMAAYSVSDPKLQIWHDRLGHLGEQNVHLLMKMSTGITPLSDSNVCEACVKGRMKERPHRGCIRKGTRPLESLHGDIAGPFPDEGIDGHRYWACFIDDFTKMTWVFPIRQKSEFGNCLRQLLEQAETPTRRCRYLRLDRGGENQADAITLYCENKMIEMIFSATEQHEQNGVAEVANRVLLEKLTATLIHSGLEKKFWPYVLKAMAYVRNLSPASGRQITPYEAWHKEVPDLSHLRVIGSRGFAKMPSAKRKKMDDKTVPCRLLGYQGSTNYVLVDDDGRIFFANNVVFDEKSLLRKRIASEQPTDEPNAKRMDLTPSLPTIPLTENIRTDEEIQSAPSQSYQLNQDEPSFHVELGTPERTQSPDSAVDEHQVVAEAADGHPQQRFPVRETRGQIPSRYTVLAQQDPSAQQNQWRFTMIAIHLAMIANNLEPTEPKTFAEAMNSPHSEQWMQAMIDEIDSLMRNGTFIPVSLPPGKHTLQGKWVYKLKRGKDGEITRFKARFVVRGFEQKEGIDYHETFASVVKPMSYKMIFAIAAALDLELEQMDVKTAFLYGGVKEEIYVTQPQGFDDKSGRVFRLRKALYGLKQSPRIWYQTLSDFLETLGFKPLNADVGVFIRGTTYIAVYVDDLLIAGPDKEEIRQIKAALSEKFEMTDLGPCQYYLGMSVRRDRRNKAIFLSQRAYVEKVLREFDMWESKPVTTPLSTSKFQPVPDEYRAPKTTKLWYAKAIGSLMYAMLGTRPDIAFAVSLCSRYLGNPTNEHVQAVKRIMRYLRGTIDLELTFSGPLRPLVGYSDSDWAGDHDTRRSTAGYVFNVGTGAISWNSKRQPTVALSSCEAEYMGQTQCTKEAIWLRGLLRELLAQYKHGDLQTTILYGDNQGAIAMAKNPQFHARTKHIDLQWHYVRERVSDGDVELQYVPTEQQIADGLTKALPKDRFIVFRNALGLSNP; from the exons ATGGCAATTGACTGGAAGCTGTACGAACGAGAAGTCAACCGCTGGTACCTTGACGAGGGCAAAACCGCCAACGAGGTCATTCAACTTCTCCTTGGGAAGTACAACTTGGCAGTCAC ACCCAGACAGTTCAAGGCAAAGTTCGGTGGTTGCAAGAAGATCAGTTCCAAAGAATGGAGCATCCTCATACCCAAGATCCGAGAACGAGAGGCCAATGGGCTCAAGTCTGTCATCTATGTCTGCGGCAAGGCCGTCAAACAGGAGAGTGTGGCGAGGTCCATCCGCCGATACTCCAAGTTCTGCAAGGACGGTAGCCAGTCAGACATGGCGATAG ACCTGGGCATTGGTACTATCGGTCAACATCGAATCGAAATCCGAGCTTCATCAGAGCCCGGGACCCAGTTACCCCGGGACCTCAGTACCGATGAAATTCAACCCataagagaaggagagaactCCTCGAGCTCCCAGAGCGATGAGCCGGACGTCGACGAAGAGTTTGgtctggccgagatggacagCGAACCAGGTGTCCTAGCATCTGCTGAAACCGCCATCTACCCTTCTCCCTCCATGTTTCTTCGCAGTTTGGATCAGTTTCCTCCTGACCTGCTAGAGTCCCTATCTTTCAGCGGCACCCACGAGATGCAAATGGAAAGCGATGAAACGGCGCTATCCAGCTCCCAGTGGTTGCCCCTATCTTCCATTGACCTGACCACATTGTTTCCCATTCAACACACCTTTGCGTCCTTCTGGGACTCCCCAG atatatctgGTCTCACCTTGAAGGGTTGTGAGGCGGCCGTGGACATCGCCAAGCGGATTGGCATCTTTGTCCCTGATCACAGTCGGCATCAATTCCTACCGAGTCTCAACATCAGCCCAGCGCAAACAGAAGTTTTCAACCCAATCATACAGTCGATTGAGGACCTACTGGAACCCCCGAAATCGAAGATCCCGGGGATGCCACGAACCAGGCTGGCGGATCGAGCCCAACTCAACTTCTCTCCTAACCTTCTCGACATCGTCCAAGGCCATTCTCTTGCTCAAGCGCTGTCGGTCATCGT AACTCCAGCTTCGCGCTCGCAAGAGACATCGCTACACCGAAAAGGGAAGATTCACCTGAGCCTACCTCACACTCTTCCTACGCCTTCTCTCGTCCAGCCATCAAGGAACCCATCCTCAAGCATGTCGGCCTCGAAGGAATCGACTGGAACACTTGGCAACCTAGCCAACATCCCGAAGCTAGAATCGACAGCCGGATGGATCAACTGGAGCCGAGAAATGAAGGACCATCTCACAATGTCGGGATACGGAGACTTGTTCAAACGAAACAAGGACAAACCCACCGGCACCAGCGCCGCGACCGTCGAAAAGATCGACAACTGGCTCTCCAAGCAGGAACGCGCGTGCGGAGCCGTCCTCAATCGACTTGGATACAACGCCAGGGAGCAGgtaaaggacaaggagaccgTCACGGAGATGttcgatgagcttgagaagcgcTTCAAACCAAAAGGAAGTGCGGTCTTCCAAGAGCTCGACCGACGATACAACTGCCTCACCCTAGACCAATGCTCGGGAGTCATGAACTTTGCAGAACGGCTGCGAGAAGCTCAATCTGAACTCTTGCAACTAGACGAGACATGCAAAATCGGCACGCCTCAATTCATCAATAAGTTCCTAACCGGACTTGGCCCCGAATACGAAATGTTCCTCACTGCCTTCTACCAAAACCACAACTTGCTACCCGAGCGAGGCTCCAACGGAGAAATAACCAAACCTGCCGTAACATTCGAAATCGCTCTTGCCGCCGCAGAGCAAGAGGAAATGAACATTCAACAAcgagaaaaggccaagacgcaAACGGCTCTGCTGGCTAGAATGCGTGGCCCTGGAAAAGAACGAGTAGCTCAGACGTGCGGCCACTGCAACAAACCAGGTCATACCAAGGCCGGATGTTTTGGCCTACACCCcgaccttcttgaggagTTCAGAAGAAAACGAGCACTTCGGAGTGGACGACGAGAAGCCAAGcttgagaagagaaaggagaacACCTCGTCACTGGAACTCGACGAGGATCACACTGCCGCCGTCGCCTTCTTAAACGCGGCCCTTCTATCCTTTCAACCCCAGTTTGGCCTGGCTGCATCAGAGCCGTCCGGGCTGCTCGAGCGAATTCACGTATTGGACAGTGGCGCCTCCTCCCACACGTTCTGCCGTCGACAGAACTTTACATCACTCGAGAAATTCACCGGCTCTGCCATCAACGGCATAGCTGGCTCGGCCATTATGCCCGCGGGGCAAGGCACATACACCCTCAGAACCATACGGAACAATGCCAAAGGAACAACGATCTTTCATAAGGCACTTTACGTCCCAGACGCTCACTGCAACCTTGTCTCGGTCTCAgccctcgaggaagatggagcaaCTATTTTATTTCGAAAAGGACGAGCCGTCATTACAAGCCACGGTAAAGTCATCCTCAGCGCCACTAGGAAATTTGGTCTGTACGtgatcgacgaggacgaccaaCAACTGCACACTGCCATGGCCGCATACTCTGTCAGCGACCCCAAACTGCAGATCTGGCATGACCGACTCGGCCATTTGGGAGAACAGAACGTGCATTTACTCATGAAGATGTCCACGGGCATCACTCCTCTATCTGACTCCAACGTCTGTGAAGCGTGCGTAAAAGGGCGCATGAAGGAAAGGCCTCACCGCGGATGCATTCGAAAAGGAACAAGACCACTGGAGAGCCTGCATGGCGATATCGCTGGCCCCTTCCCAGACGAAGGCATCGACGGCCATAGATACTGGGCCTGCTTCATAGACGATTTCACCAAAATGACCTGGGTCTTCCCAATCAGGCAAAAGTCCGAATTTGGCAACTGCCTTCGACAACTTCTGGAACAAGCCGAGACACCAACCCGTCGCTGCCGTTACCTTCGCCTCGATCGAGGGGGAGAAAACCAAGCTGATGCAATCACTCTCTACTGCGAAAACAAGATGATTGAGATGATCTTTTCTGCTACCGAGCAGCACGAACAAAACGGAGTGGCCGAAGTAGCAAACCGTGTCCTactcgagaagctcacaGCGACTCTCATCCATTCAGGACTGGAAAAGAAATTCTGGCCATACGTCCTCAAAGCCATGGCATACGTACGAAACCTCTCACCAGCCTCGGGTCGTCAAATCACACCTTATGAAGCATGGCACAAGGAAGTGCCGGATCTCTCCCATCTCCGAGTTATCGGCAGCCGAGGCTTTGCAAAGATGCCTTCAGCCAAacggaagaagatggacgacAAGACAGTCCCCTGCCGACTCCTCGGCTATCAAGGGAGCACAAACTACGTCTtagtcgacgacgatggaagAATATTCTTTGCGAATAACGTCGTGTTCGATGAGAAATCCCTGCTGAGAAAACGAATTGCATCCGAGCAACCAACTGACGAACCCAACGCAAAACGGATGGATCTCACACCATCTCTTCCAACTATACCCCTAACCGAAAACATCAGAACAGACGAAGAGATACAGTCAGCCCCCAGCCAATCCTATCAACTGAATCAAGACGAGCCAAGCTTCCATGTGGAACTGGGGACTCCAGAAAGAACACAAAGCCCCGACAGTGCAGTCGACGAACACCAAGTCGTTGCGGAAGCAGCCGACGGTCATCCCCAACAACGTTTTCCAGTACGGGAAACCCGAGGACAAATTCCATCAAGATACACAGTCCTAGCTCAACAAGACCCATCAGCCCAACAAAACCAGTGGCGCTTCACCATGATCGCCATTCACCTGGCTATGATCGCCAACAACCTTGAACCGACCGAACCCAAAACCTTTGCCGAAGCAATGAACTCGCCTCATAGCGAACAATGGATGCAAGCCATGATTGACGAAATCGACTCCTTGATGAGAAACGGCACCTTCATACCAGTCAGCCTGCCTCCAGGAAAACATACCCTCCAAGGCAAATGGGTGTATAAGCTCAAACGGGGAAAGGATGGCGAGATTACCAGATTCAAAGCTCGCTTCGTCGTCAGAGGCTTCGAACAAAAAGAGGGAATCGACTACCACGAAACGTTTGCCTCCGTGGTCAAGCCGATGAGCTATAAAATGATCTTCGCCATCGCTGCGGCCCTAGACCTTGAACTGGAACAGATGGATGTCAAAACTGCCTTCCTTTATGGCGGCGTCAAAGAAGAAATCTACGTGACTCAGCCACAGGGTTTCGACGACAAGTCAGGCAGAGTCTTCCGACTGCGGAAAGCTCTCTACGGCCTCAAACAATCTCCCCGAATCTGGTACCAGACTTTATCTGATTTCCTGGAAACCCTCGGCTTCAAACCACTCAACGCCGACGTTGGCGTCTTCATCCGTGGCACAACCTACATCGCCGTCTACGTGGATGATCTCCTAATCGCTGGTCCCGATAAGGAAGAAATCCGCCAAATCAAAGCCGCCTTGAGCGAGAAATTCGAAATGACTGACCTTGGCCCGTGTCAGTACTATCTGGGAATGTCCGTCCGGAGAGACAGAcgcaacaaggccatcttcctctcccaaCGAGCATATGTCGAGAAGGTCCTACGGGAATTTGACATGTGGGAGAGCAAGCCAGTCACAACTCCCCTGAGCACGTCAAAATTCCAACCTGTCCCAGACGAATACAGAGCTCCTAAAACGACGAAACTATGGTACGCAAAAGCAATTGGGTCACTTATGTACGCCATGCTTGGCACTCGCCCAGACATCGCATTTGCCGTCTCCCTCTGCAGCCGATATCTGGGAAACCCAACCAACGAACACGTCCAAGCCGTCAAGCGCATCATGAGGTACTTGCGAGGGACGATCGACTTGGAACTCACCTTCAGCGGACCACTCAGACCGTTAGTTGGGTACAGCGACTCAGACTGGGCTGGCGATCACGACACCAGACGATCAACGGCTGGCTACGTCTTCAACGTCGGCACAGGCGCCATCAGTTGGAACTCCAAACGACAACCAACGGTCGCACTATCATCCTGCGAAGCGGAGTACATGGGACAAACACAATGCACCAAAGAGGCGATCTGGCTACGAGGGTTGCTGCGCGAACTTCTGGCCCAATACAAACATGGAGACCTTCAAACAACTATTCTCTACGGGGACAATCAAGGGGCAATTGCAATGGCCAAAAATCCACAGTTCCACGCCAGGACTAAGCACATTGATCTTCAATGGCATTACGTTCGAGAACGAGTCTCGGATGGAGACGTTGAACTCCAATATGTCCCAACCGAGCAACAAATCGCAGACGGACTTACGAAAGCTCTCCCAAAAGACCGGTTTATCGTGTTTCGCAACGCGCTGGGCCTCTCCAACCCATGA